From the bacterium genome, one window contains:
- a CDS encoding right-handed parallel beta-helix repeat-containing protein — translation MKKSFLVIPFLLFAMVAGTAGPALAATLTVTSHEDSGPGTLREAIETTSGSGDTIVFSISNSISVYSYLTINHPLTITGSGQTIGAYTAPSDPVFWIPAAGSGTTISGLAIVNAYYGIYIYEASNCTIQDCRIGTDYADSTGCGHSSAGIYIREGSGHQIGLPGHPNVISGNGGSAGYGINFLHVIGSTIQNNLIGLTSDGITALPNTSGITLSGNSNGNYIGGNSSNGESNVISGNTLFGISLGGATVMGNTLCGNLIGLDVGQGVARSNNNGVVLSSATGNYIGLPQSGYENIISGNSAGSGIRIINAASNNQIQNNIIGLNAADAAFPNNHGIVLHNGQSNLIGGNLATIPLARNIISGNTDADINLSTDGNLVCGNIIGLDSAGANAAGSGGVGILIYGDHNLIGGLNNGGSHQLGNIISGHSTGNGIGVWLAGGVGNTIAGNTIGLNAGATPVPNIHGINIGSSPRNTCIGGNQPGLGNIISGNTRDGIRIYANSGPTYGHIIQGNYIGLTPDGTSTINTTGGYPAISLSEAYDCIIGGIEPGQGNFVTGHDYGIIFTDNSAGNTITGNLIGVHTDLSTSTTPPTIGILGYSPNNFVGIKNSGQGNLIANCSVGIMLASVNAVRVGIFGNTISAFGGSGIDIESNGANNSKSRPVITSAHTLAIAGTAQANDTVEIFLAEPVAVNEGGSLSYLGTATADGSGNWSLLSPSVSVGEYVCATATDTSNNTSQFCTNSAVQPPPSSTFTPTATNTPTITPTSTATPTITLTATPTTTPTQSATMTATPTITLTATASPSVTSTPSITLTATITLTATITPTVTPSPTATASPSTTPTNSLGNIDLGGQAVLAYPNPAVDQMCFLIHLKNAAEIQLDIFNLAGERIAQITQALPSGEGQLLNWDCSSVATGIYLVRVQADGKDLGKEKIAVVKP, via the coding sequence ATGAAAAAGTCCTTTCTCGTCATCCCTTTTCTTTTATTCGCCATGGTGGCGGGCACTGCCGGCCCTGCCCTGGCCGCTACCCTCACAGTTACCAGTCACGAAGACAGCGGTCCGGGAACTTTGCGAGAAGCGATTGAAACGACCTCCGGCTCCGGGGATACGATTGTTTTTTCAATTTCAAACTCCATCTCGGTTTATTCCTATTTAACGATCAACCATCCCTTGACCATCACAGGCAGCGGACAGACCATCGGAGCTTACACTGCTCCTTCGGATCCTGTTTTCTGGATTCCCGCAGCAGGTTCCGGCACCACCATCAGCGGACTGGCCATTGTGAATGCCTATTACGGTATATATATCTATGAAGCGTCTAACTGCACTATTCAGGACTGCCGCATTGGCACTGATTATGCCGACAGTACAGGCTGCGGCCATTCTTCTGCCGGTATTTACATCCGCGAAGGAAGCGGTCATCAAATCGGCCTGCCCGGACATCCCAATGTCATTTCCGGCAACGGCGGGTCGGCTGGTTATGGTATTAACTTCCTTCATGTTATTGGATCAACGATTCAAAATAATTTAATCGGGTTGACCAGTGATGGCATCACCGCCCTTCCCAACACTAGCGGTATCACTCTTTCCGGAAACTCCAACGGAAATTATATCGGCGGCAACAGCAGCAACGGGGAAAGCAATGTTATTTCCGGCAATACCCTCTTCGGCATCTCTCTGGGTGGCGCAACCGTCATGGGAAACACTCTTTGCGGCAACCTCATCGGTCTGGATGTAGGCCAGGGGGTGGCAAGGTCCAATAACAACGGGGTTGTCCTTAGCAGTGCGACTGGAAATTATATCGGTCTTCCGCAGAGCGGATATGAAAATATCATCAGCGGCAATTCAGCCGGATCCGGTATTCGCATAATCAATGCAGCTTCCAATAATCAAATACAAAATAATATTATCGGCCTCAACGCTGCTGATGCGGCTTTTCCGAATAATCATGGCATCGTTCTTCATAATGGGCAATCTAATCTAATCGGCGGCAATCTGGCAACAATACCTTTGGCACGCAATATCATTTCCGGTAATACAGATGCAGATATTAATCTCAGCACGGATGGGAACCTGGTATGCGGCAATATTATCGGTTTGGATTCAGCCGGTGCCAATGCCGCAGGCAGCGGCGGTGTGGGCATCTTAATTTACGGTGATCACAATCTCATCGGCGGACTCAATAACGGCGGCAGCCATCAACTAGGCAATATTATCTCCGGACATAGCACCGGCAATGGAATAGGCGTCTGGCTTGCCGGGGGTGTTGGCAATACCATTGCAGGCAATACCATTGGGTTGAATGCCGGTGCCACACCTGTTCCCAATATCCACGGCATCAATATTGGCTCCAGTCCCCGTAATACCTGCATCGGCGGGAACCAGCCGGGCTTGGGCAATATTATCTCCGGCAATACGCGCGATGGCATTCGCATCTACGCCAATTCCGGTCCCACCTACGGACATATTATTCAGGGAAATTATATTGGCCTGACGCCTGACGGCACCTCTACCATCAACACGACTGGAGGCTATCCGGCGATCAGCCTGTCCGAAGCCTATGATTGCATCATCGGCGGAATTGAACCTGGCCAGGGAAATTTTGTTACGGGTCATGATTACGGCATTATATTTACAGATAATTCCGCGGGCAATACCATCACTGGCAACCTGATCGGTGTGCATACCGACTTGAGCACTTCTACCACACCGCCGACCATCGGCATCCTGGGTTACTCGCCGAATAACTTCGTGGGTATCAAAAACAGCGGACAGGGTAATCTAATTGCCAATTGCAGCGTGGGTATTATGTTGGCATCAGTGAACGCTGTGCGTGTCGGCATATTTGGCAATACCATCTCTGCCTTTGGCGGAAGCGGCATCGATATTGAGTCCAATGGCGCGAATAACAGCAAATCCCGCCCGGTGATTACCTCTGCCCATACGCTGGCCATTGCCGGGACCGCCCAAGCCAATGATACGGTTGAAATTTTTCTGGCTGAACCTGTTGCAGTCAACGAAGGTGGCAGTCTCTCCTATTTAGGTACCGCGACTGCCGATGGTTCGGGCAATTGGTCGCTTTTATCACCGTCCGTTTCTGTAGGTGAGTATGTCTGTGCCACCGCAACGGATACGAGTAATAATACCTCTCAGTTCTGTACCAATAGCGCGGTCCAACCGCCGCCATCTTCGACCTTTACACCTACCGCAACCAATACCCCGACCATCACACCTACCTCTACGGCCACCCCAACCATTACCCTGACCGCCACACCCACCACCACGCCCACCCAATCCGCAACCATGACAGCCACTCCCACTATTACACTGACTGCCACCGCATCGCCCAGCGTGACATCCACACCCAGCATTACCCTGACTGCCACCATCACCTTAACCGCCACTATCACCCCAACCGTTACGCCCTCGCCCACAGCCACCGCCTCGCCGAGCACCACACCGACCAACTCGCTGGGCAATATTGATCTGGGCGGGCAGGCAGTGCTGGCCTATCCCAATCCGGCGGTGGATCAAATGTGTTTTCTGATTCATCTGAAAAACGCAGCAGAAATCCAGCTGGATATTTTCAATTTAGCTGGTGAGCGAATCGCCCAAATCACGCAAGCTCTACCGTCCGGCGAAGGCCAACTATTAAATTGGGATTGCAGCTCCGTGGCAACGGGCATCTATCTTGTACGTGTGCAAGCTGATGGCAAAGATTTGGGGAAGGAAAAAATCGCCGTGGTGAAACCGTAA
- a CDS encoding T9SS type A sorting domain-containing protein, protein MKKSFLYALLLLSTIILCASAPALAATLTVTSHESSGTGTLREAIDTLSSPGDTIVFSISNSITVYAELIINKQLTIAGSGQTIGAYGTSAVIFRIDTPTASNTVISGLAIVNGFYGIYIYEASNCTIQDCRIGTDYADNTGRGHTSAGIHIYNGSNNQIGLPGHPNVISGNDAGNSCGICLNNAVASNIQNNFIGLASDGITALPNFYGIDITWSSTANYIGGNRTSGEGNVISGNTRFGINLNGATITGNTICGNIIGLDATQVAAKSNHYGIIFEGAVGNYIGLPQSGYENIIGGNGDGIRLDNAAFGNQIQNNFIGLNAANAAFPNEYGININNGHTNLIGGNLATVPLARNVISGNTDADIYLSSGDLGNTVCGNIIGLDSTGTNAVGSGGMGILIFSDHNLIGGLNNGGSHQLGNIISGHSGGNGMGINLSGGAGNTIAGNTIGLNASGTPVPNRYGINISSSPRNTCIGGNQSGLRNIISGNMYDDVRIYANSGPTYGHTIVGNYIGLDPSGVVTINNTSEYPAISLYEAYDCVIGGTAVGQGNYITGHTDGILLEGTSSGNTITGNFIGVHTDLSASSHPPQNGIIGWWTMTDNFIGLKNSGQGNLIANCVNGIVLQDSSAIRNGIFGNTICAFGAIGISIEANNANNNQARPVITTADAIAIVGTAQANDYIEVFLAEAVPTGEGGSLAYLGAATADGSGNWSLLSPSVSAGEYVCATATDSSNNTSQFCQNTVVQPPPSMTSTPTVTFTATITPTVTATPTITLTPTISPTITVTPTITMTSTITLTATITPTATPSPTATASPSATPTNALGNIALNGKAVLAYPNPAADQMQFLIHLKNAAEIQLDIFNLAGERIAQITRALPAGRGQVLDWDCASVAPGIYLVRVLADGSVLGTQKIAIVKP, encoded by the coding sequence TACCCTTTCCAGCCCGGGGGATACCATTGTTTTCTCAATTTCAAACTCCATTACGGTTTATGCCGAATTGATAATCAATAAACAATTAACCATCGCGGGCAGCGGTCAGACCATCGGCGCTTATGGCACTTCGGCTGTTATTTTCCGGATTGACACCCCCACTGCTTCCAACACCGTAATCAGCGGATTGGCCATTGTGAACGGATTTTACGGTATTTATATTTATGAAGCGTCTAACTGTACGATTCAGGACTGCCGCATTGGTACTGATTATGCCGACAATACCGGGCGCGGCCATACTTCAGCCGGTATTCACATCTACAACGGAAGCAATAATCAAATCGGCCTACCCGGACATCCCAATGTCATTTCCGGCAATGATGCCGGAAACAGTTGTGGTATTTGCTTAAATAATGCTGTTGCTTCAAATATCCAAAATAATTTTATCGGGCTGGCCAGTGACGGTATAACCGCCCTTCCCAACTTTTATGGTATCGATATTACCTGGTCCTCCACCGCTAATTATATCGGCGGCAACAGAACCAGCGGGGAGGGTAATGTTATTTCCGGCAATACCCGTTTTGGAATAAATCTGAACGGCGCAACGATTACGGGAAACACGATATGCGGCAATATCATCGGTTTGGATGCCACTCAAGTGGCGGCAAAATCCAATCACTACGGGATAATATTCGAGGGCGCGGTTGGGAATTATATCGGGCTGCCGCAAAGCGGATATGAAAACATCATTGGCGGCAATGGAGACGGCATACGCTTAGACAATGCCGCTTTTGGCAATCAAATACAAAATAATTTTATCGGTCTAAATGCGGCTAATGCGGCTTTTCCCAATGAATACGGCATTAATATCAACAATGGACACACTAATCTGATCGGCGGCAATTTGGCCACAGTGCCTTTGGCACGCAATGTCATTTCCGGCAACACTGATGCGGATATTTATCTCTCAAGCGGCGATCTCGGCAATACGGTATGCGGCAATATCATTGGTTTGGACTCAACCGGTACCAATGCCGTGGGCAGCGGCGGCATGGGCATCTTGATTTTCAGTGATCATAATCTCATCGGCGGACTCAATAACGGCGGCAGCCATCAACTGGGCAATATTATCTCCGGACATAGCGGTGGCAATGGAATGGGCATCAACCTTTCCGGGGGCGCCGGCAATACCATTGCAGGCAATACCATCGGATTAAACGCCAGCGGTACGCCGGTTCCCAATAGGTACGGCATCAATATTAGCTCCAGTCCCCGCAACACCTGCATTGGCGGCAACCAATCCGGATTGCGCAATATTATTTCAGGCAATATGTACGATGACGTCAGGATCTACGCCAATTCCGGTCCGACCTACGGTCATACCATTGTGGGCAACTATATCGGCCTTGATCCCAGCGGTGTTGTGACCATCAACAATACCAGTGAGTATCCCGCTATCAGCCTCTATGAGGCTTATGACTGTGTTATCGGCGGAACCGCAGTTGGCCAGGGAAATTATATCACCGGCCACACCGACGGTATTTTATTGGAGGGTACTTCTTCGGGCAACACCATTACCGGCAATTTTATCGGTGTCCATACCGACTTAAGCGCTTCCTCCCATCCTCCGCAAAACGGCATCATTGGGTGGTGGACTATGACGGACAATTTCATCGGCCTTAAAAACAGCGGCCAGGGCAATCTGATTGCCAATTGTGTTAATGGCATTGTTTTGCAAGATAGTAGCGCAATTCGTAATGGCATATTCGGCAATACCATCTGTGCCTTTGGCGCCATTGGCATCAGTATTGAGGCCAACAACGCCAATAACAACCAGGCCCGCCCTGTCATTACCACCGCTGACGCTATCGCGATTGTGGGGACCGCGCAAGCCAATGATTATATCGAGGTTTTTCTAGCCGAAGCCGTGCCAACCGGCGAAGGCGGCAGTCTGGCGTATTTAGGCGCCGCAACTGCGGACGGTTCGGGCAATTGGTCGCTTTTATCACCGTCCGTATCTGCGGGTGAATATGTCTGCGCAACGGCAACTGATAGCAGCAACAACACCTCCCAATTTTGTCAGAATACTGTTGTCCAACCGCCGCCATCAATGACTTCAACCCCAACCGTGACGTTTACGGCCACCATAACGCCAACAGTTACGGCTACACCGACTATTACATTGACACCAACTATATCGCCAACCATAACAGTAACACCAACAATTACCATGACATCAACCATCACCCTGACTGCCACCATCACCCCAACCGCCACACCCTCTCCCACTGCGACCGCCTCACCGAGCGCCACACCGACCAACGCCCTGGGCAATATTGCACTCAACGGCAAAGCCGTGCTGGCCTATCCCAACCCGGCGGCGGATCAAATGCAGTTCCTGATTCACCTGAAAAACGCAGCAGAAATCCAGCTGGATATTTTCAATTTAGCTGGTGAGCGGATCGCCCAAATCACGCGTGCCTTGCCCGCGGGCAGGGGCCAGGTGCTTGACTGGGATTGCGCTTCCGTTGCGCCGGGCATTTATCTTGTCCGGGTGCTGGCCGACGGCAGTGTATTGGGCACACAAAAAATCGCAATAGTGAAACCGTAA
- a CDS encoding Spy/CpxP family protein refolding chaperone, with product MKLLLLIGVGVLVMGGIALMTGCGGPHKRVFHRSPEKMVNFITHKIAGELKLNQEQKSTLSTIKEELLARHKANRGDHSAMFEETKAMILADQIDPAKLNDIINKKMKKHAMIKDFLVSEFVEFHAILTPEQRQIMVDKLTKHHKKFNKHHQ from the coding sequence ATGAAATTATTACTTTTGATCGGAGTCGGGGTGCTGGTCATGGGCGGAATCGCGCTCATGACCGGATGCGGCGGACCTCACAAACGGGTGTTTCACCGCTCGCCGGAGAAAATGGTAAACTTTATTACCCACAAAATTGCCGGCGAACTCAAACTCAACCAGGAACAAAAAAGCACACTCAGCACAATCAAGGAGGAGCTCCTGGCCAGGCACAAAGCAAACCGGGGAGATCACAGCGCAATGTTCGAAGAAACCAAGGCAATGATTCTTGCCGATCAAATTGATCCGGCCAAACTCAATGACATCATTAATAAAAAAATGAAGAAGCATGCGATGATAAAGGACTTTTTAGTATCGGAATTCGTAGAATTTCATGCCATACTAACTCCGGAGCAGCGTCAAATCATGGTAGACAAATTGACAAAGCACCATAAAAAATTTAACAAACACCATCAATAA
- a CDS encoding response regulator transcription factor, whose product MNRTVLIIDDDQKLNHLLKTYLSKYGFSVQTAVHPVEGLKKLHHQTPDIIILDVMLPDQNGFDVCKTIRQQHSTPVIMLTARGEVTDRVLGLELGADDYLPKPFEPRELVARMQSILRRGHHSRSTELLKTRHLTLDLNRHEARLGKKILDLSTMEFEILKLFAQNPGRVYSRDQLLDHIRGIEWEAYNRSIDVLISRLRQKLADDPKQPKFIKTVRGTGYMLIDEAV is encoded by the coding sequence ATGAACCGGACTGTTCTGATCATTGATGATGATCAAAAACTCAACCATTTATTAAAAACCTATTTGTCAAAATACGGGTTTAGCGTTCAGACCGCCGTTCATCCGGTGGAAGGACTAAAAAAGCTTCACCATCAGACCCCGGATATAATCATTCTGGATGTAATGCTCCCGGATCAAAACGGATTTGATGTCTGCAAAACCATCCGGCAGCAACACAGCACTCCTGTCATCATGCTTACCGCCCGGGGTGAGGTGACAGACCGGGTATTGGGTCTGGAGTTGGGCGCAGATGATTATCTGCCCAAACCGTTTGAACCACGCGAACTGGTGGCCCGGATGCAAAGCATTCTTCGCCGGGGACACCACTCCCGATCCACAGAACTGCTCAAGACCCGTCACTTAACATTGGACCTCAACCGGCATGAAGCGCGCTTAGGAAAAAAAATACTCGACTTAAGTACTATGGAATTCGAGATCCTCAAACTGTTTGCCCAAAACCCGGGCCGGGTTTATTCCCGCGACCAACTGCTGGACCATATCCGCGGCATTGAGTGGGAAGCCTATAACCGATCAATAGATGTGCTGATCAGCCGTCTGCGCCAAAAATTGGCTGATGATCCCAAGCAGCCAAAGTTTATCAAGACCGTACGCGGCACCGGTTATATGCTGATTGATGAGGCGGTATAA
- a CDS encoding hemerythrin domain-containing protein yields MGIVETLKEEHATLVAALGAVDSSKIGTEEGNKELFGIKDALLAHLAHEDSDFYPDMKKAAQSNESIAQMIKEFEDDMKTITTAVLAFFDKYTSESSGDAFASDFGELVSNLKQRILMEEDVLFKAYDELSA; encoded by the coding sequence ATGGGGATTGTTGAAACATTGAAAGAGGAACATGCAACACTGGTCGCAGCCTTGGGTGCAGTGGATAGCAGCAAGATCGGTACTGAGGAGGGGAACAAAGAGCTTTTTGGCATTAAGGATGCTTTGTTGGCCCACCTTGCACATGAAGATTCTGATTTTTATCCTGATATGAAAAAAGCGGCGCAATCCAATGAGTCTATCGCCCAGATGATTAAAGAGTTTGAAGATGACATGAAAACGATTACCACTGCGGTTTTGGCTTTTTTTGACAAATATACCAGCGAGAGTTCGGGGGATGCATTTGCGTCCGATTTTGGTGAATTGGTTTCAAACCTCAAGCAACGTATTTTGATGGAAGAAGATGTGTTGTTTAAAGCGTATGATGAATTGAGTGCGTAG
- a CDS encoding tetratricopeptide repeat protein, translating to MNKIISDYTDIIAKNPKSFAAYFNRGLAYAQTDNLELAMQDFTKTITLNPQHDHAHFCRGLAYARQNKSAEAIADFSRTLEINPKHDDAYNSRGNAYAEKGDWDLAIVNFTRALEINPKQSFVYFNRGNVFAEKGDWHLALEDYTRALQFNPTHDAIYHNRGNAYAELGEPDKAISDFDQVLKINSRHEAAYYCRGLAAMEKNATEKAIADFTRSLKLNPDRINAYYHRGIGFSRKGDLDKALLDFNKVLALQPEHEDAYDQRALVLAKKGDWKQAVADFDRVLKINPARSRTYFHRGMAHAKNRQPDPAIKDFGRALEINPLQEDVYFNRGLCFALKETMDPAIADFNHVLEINPRNREAYYHRGLCFTFKEDMDRALADYTKALEIDPKRDDAYFNRGLGYAEKSVWHKALTDFNQAIALNPRHVEAFYHRGLGWVKQSAWEKAATDFSQVIELSPSHAHAHYERGFCLIQQNEPDRAIADFSRTLTLNPRHENARYYQSLAYAQKDDLDKAIEGFGVVLAHNPQRENAYYFRGLAYAKQGSFKAAIADFTQTLTLNAKQPEAFFQRALCLLKKNQPDDAICDFTQTLFLAPKHDQAFFNRGRVYFNQDKFDKAMADMNKTLILNGKRDLAYYYRGLCNAKKEQYAKAIEDFTKSAALLPGKTDIFFQRGRCWSVLSKSKKAISDFSHALELDSKCIEACFHRGLELRKQPDWNMAIADFSKVIRLDPKHADALYQRAFAHIEKKSPDRAMPDLNKTLELDPRHDAAYFCRGRLWAQKENFDKAIKDFTQSLTLNPCRAEAYYHRGRAHAEKGDVEKACADYARATEIDPTVMEAH from the coding sequence GTGAACAAAATTATCTCAGACTATACTGATATCATTGCAAAGAACCCCAAATCTTTTGCCGCCTATTTTAACCGCGGCTTGGCCTATGCCCAAACAGACAACCTGGAACTTGCGATGCAGGATTTCACCAAAACCATCACGCTCAATCCACAGCATGACCATGCCCATTTTTGCCGCGGTTTGGCCTATGCCCGGCAAAACAAATCTGCTGAAGCAATTGCTGATTTTTCCCGAACATTAGAAATCAATCCCAAACATGATGATGCTTATAATAGCCGCGGCAATGCTTATGCGGAAAAAGGGGACTGGGACCTCGCGATTGTGAATTTTACCCGCGCCCTGGAGATAAATCCCAAGCAGTCCTTTGTTTATTTTAACCGCGGCAATGTCTTTGCAGAAAAAGGTGACTGGCACCTGGCCTTGGAAGACTATACCCGCGCCCTGCAATTCAATCCCACCCATGATGCGATTTATCACAATCGCGGCAATGCTTATGCTGAACTCGGCGAGCCGGATAAAGCCATCTCGGATTTCGATCAAGTCTTAAAAATAAATTCCCGGCATGAAGCGGCCTATTATTGCCGGGGACTGGCTGCGATGGAAAAAAATGCTACCGAGAAAGCCATTGCTGATTTTACCCGATCGCTGAAGCTCAATCCCGACCGGATAAACGCCTATTATCACCGCGGAATCGGATTCTCCCGAAAAGGCGATTTGGACAAAGCGCTGCTTGATTTTAACAAAGTGCTGGCACTGCAACCCGAACATGAAGATGCTTATGATCAGCGTGCGCTGGTGCTGGCGAAAAAAGGCGACTGGAAGCAAGCGGTTGCCGATTTTGACCGGGTTTTAAAAATCAATCCAGCGCGCAGCCGGACTTATTTTCATCGCGGCATGGCCCATGCCAAAAACCGCCAACCGGACCCGGCCATCAAGGATTTTGGGCGTGCGTTGGAAATCAATCCACTCCAAGAAGATGTTTATTTTAACCGCGGACTTTGCTTCGCCCTGAAAGAAACCATGGACCCTGCCATTGCGGATTTTAACCACGTGCTGGAAATAAACCCGCGCAATCGCGAAGCGTACTATCACCGCGGACTCTGCTTCACGTTTAAAGAAGATATGGACCGCGCCCTGGCCGATTATACCAAAGCCCTGGAAATTGATCCCAAACGCGATGATGCCTATTTCAATCGCGGTCTGGGATATGCTGAAAAATCGGTCTGGCACAAAGCCCTGACAGATTTTAACCAAGCAATCGCGCTGAATCCCCGGCATGTTGAGGCTTTTTACCACCGCGGACTGGGTTGGGTAAAACAATCCGCCTGGGAAAAAGCAGCGACAGATTTTTCCCAGGTGATTGAACTCTCTCCTTCGCATGCTCATGCGCACTACGAGCGGGGGTTTTGTCTGATACAGCAAAATGAGCCGGATCGGGCGATTGCAGATTTTAGCCGGACGCTGACGCTCAACCCCCGACATGAAAATGCCCGCTATTACCAGAGTCTGGCATACGCTCAAAAAGATGATCTCGACAAGGCGATTGAAGGATTTGGTGTCGTCTTGGCACATAACCCTCAGCGGGAAAATGCTTATTACTTTCGCGGTCTGGCCTATGCCAAACAAGGTTCATTCAAAGCGGCGATCGCAGATTTCACGCAAACCCTGACGCTCAATGCCAAACAGCCTGAGGCTTTTTTCCAGCGTGCGCTTTGTCTCTTGAAAAAAAACCAACCCGATGATGCCATCTGTGATTTTACCCAAACCCTCTTTTTGGCACCCAAACATGACCAGGCTTTTTTCAATCGTGGCCGGGTCTATTTCAATCAGGACAAGTTTGACAAAGCCATGGCGGACATGAACAAAACTTTAATCCTCAATGGAAAGCGCGATCTGGCGTATTATTACCGCGGCCTTTGCAATGCAAAAAAAGAGCAGTATGCAAAAGCCATTGAAGATTTCACAAAATCCGCAGCGCTGCTTCCGGGCAAGACGGATATTTTTTTTCAACGCGGGAGGTGTTGGTCAGTCCTTTCCAAGTCAAAAAAAGCGATTTCCGACTTTAGTCATGCCCTGGAATTGGATTCTAAATGCATAGAGGCTTGCTTTCATCGGGGGTTGGAACTCCGCAAACAGCCGGACTGGAATATGGCCATTGCAGATTTCAGCAAGGTCATCCGGCTTGATCCCAAACATGCAGATGCGCTCTATCAGCGCGCTTTTGCCCATATCGAAAAAAAATCGCCGGACCGGGCGATGCCTGATCTAAATAAAACCCTTGAACTTGACCCCCGGCATGATGCCGCTTATTTTTGCCGCGGGCGGCTTTGGGCCCAAAAAGAAAATTTTGATAAAGCCATCAAGGACTTTACGCAATCGCTGACGCTCAATCCCTGCCGCGCAGAAGCCTACTATCATCGCGGCCGGGCCCACGCTGAAAAAGGTGATGTCGAAAAAGCTTGTGCTGATTATGCCCGGGCCACGGAAATCGATCCAACCGTCATGGAAGCGCATTAA
- a CDS encoding DUF3820 family protein has protein sequence MELASDKEYFLKFIHTKMPFGKYAGRLLIDLPETYVVWFKQKGFPPGEIGHMLGLLYEIKLNGLEYLFDPLREK, from the coding sequence ATGGAACTTGCATCAGACAAAGAATATTTTCTGAAATTTATTCATACCAAGATGCCGTTTGGCAAGTATGCCGGCCGGTTGCTTATTGATTTGCCCGAGACCTACGTGGTCTGGTTCAAGCAAAAGGGTTTTCCACCCGGAGAAATAGGACACATGCTGGGACTGCTTTATGAGATCAAGCTCAATGGGTTGGAGTATTTATTTGACCCGCTTCGGGAAAAGTAA